From a region of the Synechococcus sp. RS9916 genome:
- a CDS encoding DUF3120 domain-containing protein: MPSGLIQSEALDRRLLRELPLTQEPRLKAESQSQIQLWAAGLVVLPVFLQAPWVRLNPFSACLFTVVLLAVAIPLGWQQAKGRHQAGSLLLGFCGSWLAGSLFWGWLRAHPSWHLPVEAIALPLALAGLGSRWRLGCAFYLSSLVGTALTDLAMALTGVMRFWPAVVQAPLHEASPLLHSAATSLEQPLAIGVIALLATLILSSARWMHRRGSSGIIHADSWAVAASVLITTVMVDGLFLVLALIHPSLSGLI, encoded by the coding sequence TTGCCAAGCGGCCTGATCCAATCCGAAGCGCTGGATCGTCGCCTGCTCAGGGAGCTTCCCCTGACCCAAGAGCCGCGTCTCAAGGCTGAATCCCAGTCCCAGATTCAGCTCTGGGCCGCTGGCTTAGTGGTGCTTCCTGTCTTTTTGCAGGCTCCTTGGGTGCGGCTCAACCCCTTCAGTGCCTGCCTGTTCACGGTGGTCTTGCTGGCGGTTGCCATTCCGCTGGGATGGCAGCAAGCCAAAGGCCGACATCAAGCTGGGTCTCTGCTGCTGGGGTTTTGTGGCAGTTGGCTGGCTGGGAGCTTGTTCTGGGGATGGCTAAGGGCGCATCCGAGTTGGCACCTCCCCGTCGAAGCCATTGCCCTGCCTCTTGCTCTTGCTGGCCTTGGCAGTCGATGGAGGCTTGGATGCGCGTTCTATCTCTCGTCTCTGGTCGGAACAGCCCTTACCGATCTCGCCATGGCGCTGACCGGAGTGATGCGTTTCTGGCCCGCAGTGGTACAAGCCCCCTTGCATGAGGCCAGCCCACTGCTCCATTCCGCAGCGACCTCGCTCGAGCAGCCTCTCGCCATTGGGGTCATCGCCCTGTTGGCAACCCTGATTCTGAGTTCAGCGCGCTGGATGCACCGACGGGGCAGCTCCGGCATCATCCATGCCGACAGTTGGGCTGTCGCGGCGTCCGTGCTGATCACCACCGTGATGGTTGATGGCCTTTTCCTGGTGCTGGCCTTGATTCACCCAAGCCTGAGTGGGCTGATCTGA